Proteins encoded by one window of Pseudomonas sp. PSKL.D1:
- a CDS encoding alpha/beta fold hydrolase, producing MSTLVTRDGTSIYYKDWGSGKPVLFSHGWPLDADMWDSQMEYLASRGYRAIAFDRRGFGRSDQPWTGYDYDTFADDIAQLIEHLDLREVTLVGFSMGGGDVSRYIARHGSERVAGLVLLGAVTPVFGKREDNPDGVDTSVFDGIKAGLRADRAQFIADFAAPFYGINHGQQVSQGVQAQTLNIALMASIKGTLDCVTAFSETDFRPDMAKIDVPTLVIHGDDDQIVPFETTGKRAAELIRGAELKVYSGAPHGFAVTHAQQLNEDLLAFLQR from the coding sequence ATGAGCACGCTCGTTACCCGTGATGGCACTTCGATTTATTACAAGGATTGGGGCAGCGGCAAGCCCGTACTGTTCAGCCACGGCTGGCCACTGGACGCCGACATGTGGGATTCGCAGATGGAGTACCTGGCCAGCCGTGGCTACCGTGCCATTGCCTTTGACCGCCGTGGCTTTGGCCGCTCCGACCAGCCGTGGACCGGTTATGACTACGACACCTTTGCCGACGACATCGCCCAACTGATCGAACACCTCGACCTGCGCGAAGTTACCCTGGTCGGTTTTTCCATGGGCGGCGGTGATGTCAGCCGCTACATCGCCCGCCATGGCAGCGAGCGCGTGGCCGGTTTGGTGCTGTTGGGCGCAGTGACGCCGGTGTTCGGCAAGCGCGAAGACAACCCCGATGGCGTCGATACTTCAGTATTCGACGGCATCAAGGCCGGCCTGCGTGCGGATCGCGCGCAGTTCATTGCCGACTTTGCCGCGCCGTTCTATGGCATCAACCATGGCCAGCAAGTGTCCCAGGGCGTACAGGCCCAGACGCTGAACATTGCGCTGATGGCCTCGATCAAAGGCACGCTGGATTGCGTTACAGCGTTTTCCGAAACCGACTTCCGCCCGGATATGGCGAAGATCGATGTACCGACCTTGGTGATCCACGGTGACGACGACCAGATCGTGCCGTTCGAGACTACCGGCAAGCGGGCAGCAGAGCTGATCCGCGGGGCAGAGCTGAAAGTGTACAGCGGGGCGCCGCACGGGTTTGCGGTAACCCATGCACAGCAGCTGAACGAGGATTTGCTGGCGTTCCTGCAACGCTGA
- a CDS encoding antibiotic biosynthesis monooxygenase: protein MNTAFQDNRNVVTLVIQHKVRAESLAGYETWLKRTVSTARRQPGHLDVNVIRPDDGGSHFTTVVRFADASLLQAWVNSAERQALVDEVLPLLEGGDNTQVHDDPEFWFTPPSVSGAQPPRWKQALLTYLVICPMTMIIPQLLAPFFARFPQLGGVITSNLIVNLFVILPVVFFIMPWVTRRCANWLRG, encoded by the coding sequence ATGAACACCGCATTCCAAGACAACCGTAACGTGGTGACCCTGGTCATCCAGCACAAAGTCCGCGCCGAGTCGTTGGCGGGCTACGAAACATGGCTCAAGCGCACGGTCAGCACCGCGCGCCGGCAGCCGGGGCACCTGGACGTCAATGTGATCCGCCCTGACGACGGCGGTAGCCACTTCACTACCGTCGTGCGTTTTGCCGACGCCAGCCTGCTGCAGGCCTGGGTCAACTCGGCTGAGCGCCAGGCGCTGGTCGACGAGGTGCTGCCGCTGCTTGAGGGCGGTGACAACACCCAGGTGCATGATGACCCGGAGTTCTGGTTCACCCCGCCGAGTGTCAGCGGTGCGCAACCTCCACGTTGGAAGCAGGCATTGCTGACTTACCTGGTGATCTGCCCCATGACCATGATCATCCCGCAATTGCTGGCGCCGTTTTTTGCCCGCTTCCCGCAGCTGGGTGGGGTGATCACCAGCAACCTGATCGTCAACCTGTTCGTCATCCTGCCCGTGGTGTTCTTCATCATGCCTTGGGTAACCCGTCGCTGCGCCAACTGGCTGCGTGGCTGA
- the ycaC gene encoding isochorismate family cysteine hydrolase YcaC yields MTNFKYNRLNKDDAAVLLVDHQAGLLSLVRDIEPDAFKNNVLALADLAKFFNLPTILTTSFEQGPNGPLVPELKELFPDAPYIARPGQINAWDNEDFVKAVKATGKKQLIIAGVVTEVCVAFPALAALEEEFDVFVVTDASGTFNAMTRDAAHDRMSQAGAQLMTWFGVACELHRDWRNDIEGLAALCSNHIPDYRNLMTSYNAFNSSK; encoded by the coding sequence ATGACCAACTTCAAATACAACCGCCTGAACAAAGACGACGCCGCCGTACTGCTGGTTGACCACCAGGCTGGCCTGCTGTCGCTGGTGCGCGACATCGAGCCGGATGCGTTCAAGAACAACGTGCTGGCCCTGGCTGACCTGGCCAAGTTCTTCAACCTGCCGACCATTCTGACCACCAGCTTCGAGCAAGGCCCCAACGGCCCGCTGGTGCCGGAACTGAAAGAACTGTTCCCGGATGCCCCCTACATCGCCCGCCCTGGCCAGATCAACGCCTGGGACAACGAAGACTTTGTAAAAGCCGTAAAAGCCACCGGCAAGAAACAGCTGATCATCGCCGGCGTGGTGACTGAAGTGTGCGTAGCCTTCCCGGCGCTGGCGGCCCTTGAAGAAGAGTTTGACGTATTCGTGGTGACCGATGCCTCCGGCACCTTCAATGCCATGACCCGCGACGCCGCCCACGACCGCATGAGCCAGGCGGGTGCACAACTGATGACCTGGTTCGGCGTGGCCTGCGAGCTGCACCGCGACTGGCGCAACGACATCGAAGGCCTGGCCGCGCTGTGCTCCAACCACATCCCGGACTACCGCAACCTGATGACCAGCTACAACGCCTTCAACAGCAGCAAGTAA
- a CDS encoding mechanosensitive ion channel family protein yields MLAFIQSSPLLLGTTLILLDLVLWQLIPIQRRAWRIGSRLAIFLLFSWVLLAAGMSPLQPPPWPDDVPRNLMATVLSIGWWLFGARTVTVVFGLLLVARGSHGGRLLQDVLGALIFLAAVVAAAGYVMQLPVKGLLATSGVMAIVIGLALQSTLADVFSGIVLNTTRPYQIGDSISIDGTEGKVLDIDWRATRLLTGSGSLAVIPNSVAAKARLLNHSRPADVHGVSITVVVPAKVRPKRVFDALEKALQGVSAILATPKPKVTVKASTLESVEYEASGFVADAGTKGDARNQLFDLAHRHLEASGVMWNVDLAMPPRSRQREVLDEVRVFRSLSDEERDALSQRMTAVEYLADQVILEIGEHSDHLLVIGSGVVSASIRDGDKLLEAGRMGPGEVLGIEGIIDEDNSFAEFRTLTSCVLYRIDKEQVKSCLVQRGEVQTALSKLQRFRRQSRESLLLQKPALIKKGGFLSWLHK; encoded by the coding sequence ATGCTGGCGTTCATCCAGTCGTCCCCGTTGTTGCTCGGTACCACCCTGATCCTGCTCGACCTTGTGCTCTGGCAACTGATCCCTATCCAGCGTCGCGCCTGGCGCATCGGCTCGCGGCTGGCGATCTTCCTGCTGTTCAGCTGGGTATTGCTGGCTGCGGGGATGAGCCCGCTGCAACCACCGCCCTGGCCGGATGATGTGCCGCGCAACCTGATGGCGACCGTGCTGTCGATCGGGTGGTGGTTGTTCGGCGCTCGCACAGTGACCGTTGTTTTCGGCCTGTTGCTGGTGGCGCGCGGCAGTCATGGCGGGCGGTTGCTGCAGGATGTGCTGGGGGCGCTGATTTTCCTGGCAGCCGTGGTGGCCGCCGCGGGCTACGTGATGCAATTGCCGGTCAAAGGCCTGCTGGCTACGTCGGGGGTGATGGCCATCGTCATCGGCCTGGCGCTGCAAAGCACCTTGGCGGATGTGTTCAGCGGCATCGTTTTGAACACCACGCGGCCGTACCAGATTGGCGACTCGATCTCCATCGACGGCACCGAGGGAAAGGTGCTGGATATCGACTGGCGCGCCACACGCCTGCTCACCGGCAGCGGCAGCCTGGCGGTGATCCCCAACTCCGTGGCGGCCAAGGCCAGGCTGCTTAACCACAGCCGGCCGGCGGATGTGCATGGCGTATCGATTACGGTGGTGGTTCCGGCCAAAGTACGCCCAAAACGGGTTTTCGATGCGCTGGAAAAGGCCCTGCAAGGCGTCAGCGCCATCCTTGCAACACCCAAACCGAAAGTAACGGTGAAGGCCTCGACACTGGAGTCGGTGGAGTACGAAGCCAGTGGTTTTGTGGCTGACGCGGGCACCAAGGGCGATGCCCGCAACCAGTTGTTCGACTTGGCCCACCGCCATCTGGAGGCCAGTGGGGTGATGTGGAACGTCGACCTGGCGATGCCGCCACGCAGCCGTCAGCGAGAGGTACTGGACGAGGTGCGGGTGTTCCGCTCATTGAGCGATGAAGAGCGCGATGCACTGAGCCAGCGTATGACTGCGGTGGAGTATCTGGCCGACCAGGTGATCCTGGAGATTGGCGAACATTCCGATCACTTGTTGGTGATTGGCAGCGGTGTGGTATCAGCGTCGATACGCGATGGTGACAAGCTGCTGGAGGCCGGGCGCATGGGGCCGGGCGAGGTGCTGGGGATCGAGGGCATCATCGATGAAGACAACTCGTTCGCCGAGTTCCGCACGCTGACCAGTTGTGTGCTGTATCGCATTGACAAGGAACAGGTGAAAAGCTGCCTGGTGCAACGTGGCGAGGTGCAGACGGCGCTGAGCAAGTTGCAGCGGTTCCGCCGGCAGAGCCGGGAGTCGTTGTTGTTGCAGAAGCCGGCGTTGATCAAGAAGGGCGGGTTTCTTAGCTGGTTGCACAAGTAA
- the amaA gene encoding L-pipecolate oxidase, whose product MSELRQQCLWEFVSTQAVPDQALAGEHTADVCVIGGGITGLSAAIHLLEQGKSVILLEAWKIGHGGSGRNVGLVNAGTWIRPDDVEATLGQKQGSRLNKVLGEAPGEVFAMIERLGIDCQAQHKGTLHMAHNATGIADLEARHQQWHRRGADVELLTGAECQEYCGTDKISAALLDRRAGTINPMGYTQGLAAAVVRLGGKLFQQSSVEGLARESDGWRVKTARGSVQAEKVVISTGAYTEGDWSNLQKQFFRGYYYQVASKPLQGAAADKVLPHGQGSWDTRTVLSSIRRDDQGRLLLGSLGRVDNKPSWFVRSWADRIQSHYYPELGKVEWEMHWTGCIDFTPDHLMRLFEPAPGLVAVTGYNGRGNTTGTVIGRAFAEFLLKGEADSLPIPFSPMTGVSAPSLRTAFYESGFSLYHAGQCLRVVL is encoded by the coding sequence ATGTCCGAACTGCGTCAACAATGCTTGTGGGAATTCGTCAGCACTCAGGCCGTGCCCGACCAGGCTCTGGCCGGTGAACACACGGCCGATGTCTGCGTTATTGGTGGCGGCATTACCGGCTTGTCGGCCGCGATCCATTTGCTTGAGCAGGGCAAGTCGGTGATCTTGCTCGAAGCCTGGAAAATTGGCCACGGTGGCTCCGGGCGCAACGTTGGACTGGTCAACGCCGGCACCTGGATCCGCCCTGACGATGTCGAGGCAACACTGGGCCAGAAGCAGGGCAGCCGCCTGAACAAGGTATTGGGCGAGGCCCCGGGCGAAGTGTTCGCCATGATCGAACGCCTCGGTATCGATTGCCAGGCGCAGCACAAAGGCACCCTGCACATGGCGCACAACGCCACAGGCATTGCCGACCTTGAAGCACGCCACCAACAATGGCACCGCCGGGGTGCCGATGTGGAGCTGCTGACTGGCGCCGAGTGCCAGGAGTACTGTGGCACCGACAAGATTTCTGCCGCGCTGCTTGATCGCCGCGCTGGCACTATCAACCCCATGGGTTACACGCAAGGCCTGGCTGCTGCGGTTGTGCGCCTTGGCGGCAAGCTGTTCCAGCAATCCTCGGTTGAAGGCCTTGCCCGTGAGAGCGATGGCTGGCGGGTGAAGACGGCACGTGGCTCGGTGCAGGCAGAAAAGGTGGTGATTTCCACTGGTGCCTACACCGAAGGTGACTGGAGCAACCTGCAGAAGCAGTTCTTCCGGGGTTACTACTACCAGGTTGCCTCCAAACCCTTGCAGGGCGCGGCTGCGGACAAAGTGCTGCCGCATGGCCAAGGCTCGTGGGACACCCGCACCGTGCTCAGCAGCATCCGTCGTGACGATCAGGGCCGCCTGTTGCTCGGCAGCCTTGGCCGGGTGGATAACAAACCGTCGTGGTTCGTGCGCAGCTGGGCCGACCGTATCCAGAGCCATTACTACCCGGAACTGGGCAAGGTCGAGTGGGAGATGCACTGGACGGGCTGTATCGACTTCACCCCCGACCACCTGATGCGGCTGTTCGAGCCTGCGCCGGGGTTGGTGGCGGTGACGGGGTATAACGGGCGCGGCAACACCACCGGCACCGTGATTGGCCGGGCGTTTGCCGAGTTTCTGCTGAAGGGGGAGGCGGATAGCTTACCGATCCCGTTCTCGCCGATGACAGGGGTGAGCGCACCTTCGTTGCGGACTGCATTTTATGAGTCAGGTTTTTCGCTGTATCACGCAGGCCAGTGCTTGAGGGTTGTGTTGTAA
- the amaB gene encoding L-piperidine-6-carboxylate dehydrogenase — MVAGLLDRLGVAAVAYTQGDYPVHTPIDGSQIATVKLLGKAETTVCIDQAQAAFEAWRTVPAPRRGELVRLFGEVLREHKADLGELVSIEAGKITQEGLGEVQEMIDICDFAVGLSRQLYGLTIASERPGHHMRETWHPLGVVGVISAFNFPVAVWAWNTALALVAGNSVVWKPSEKTPLTALACQALFEKALKAFGDAPAGLSQLVIGGREAGEALVDDPRVPLVSATGSTRMGREVGPRVAARFGRSILELGGNNAMILAPSADLDLAVRGILFSAVGTAGQRCTTLRRLIVHRSIKDEVVARVKAAYGKVRIGDPRKDNLVGPLIDKLSFDAMQGALAKARDEGGQVFGGERQLADQYPNAYYVSPAIAEMPAQSDVVRHETFAPILYVLAYDDFEEALRLNNEVPQGLSSCIFTTDIREAERFQSASGSDCGIANVNIGTSGAEIGGAFGGEKETGGGRESGSDAWKGYMRRQTNTVNYSRELPLAQGIVFD, encoded by the coding sequence ATGGTTGCTGGATTGCTCGATCGCCTTGGCGTTGCCGCCGTGGCTTACACCCAGGGCGACTACCCTGTTCACACGCCGATCGACGGCAGCCAGATCGCTACGGTGAAGCTGCTCGGCAAGGCCGAAACCACCGTCTGCATCGACCAGGCCCAGGCAGCCTTCGAAGCCTGGCGCACTGTGCCGGCTCCGCGCCGTGGCGAGCTGGTGCGTTTGTTCGGCGAAGTACTGCGTGAGCACAAAGCTGACCTTGGCGAGCTGGTTTCGATCGAAGCTGGCAAGATCACCCAGGAAGGGCTGGGCGAAGTCCAGGAAATGATCGACATCTGCGACTTTGCCGTTGGCCTTTCGCGCCAGCTGTACGGCCTGACCATCGCTTCCGAGCGCCCTGGCCACCACATGCGTGAAACCTGGCATCCGCTGGGTGTGGTCGGTGTGATCAGCGCCTTTAACTTCCCGGTTGCCGTATGGGCATGGAACACGGCGCTGGCGTTGGTGGCCGGCAACTCGGTGGTGTGGAAACCGTCCGAGAAAACCCCGTTGACCGCTTTGGCTTGCCAGGCGCTGTTCGAAAAAGCCCTGAAAGCCTTCGGCGATGCCCCGGCTGGCCTGTCGCAACTGGTGATTGGTGGCCGTGAAGCCGGTGAAGCGCTGGTTGACGACCCACGCGTTCCGCTGGTCAGCGCGACCGGTAGCACCCGCATGGGGCGTGAAGTCGGCCCGCGCGTAGCTGCACGCTTTGGCCGCAGCATCCTTGAACTGGGTGGCAACAACGCCATGATCCTGGCCCCAAGCGCAGACCTGGACCTGGCCGTGCGCGGCATCCTGTTCTCCGCTGTCGGCACCGCTGGCCAGCGCTGCACCACCCTGCGCCGCCTGATCGTGCATCGTTCGATCAAGGACGAAGTGGTTGCCCGTGTCAAAGCGGCCTACGGCAAGGTTCGCATTGGCGACCCACGCAAGGACAACCTGGTTGGCCCGCTGATCGACAAGCTGTCGTTCGACGCCATGCAAGGTGCACTGGCCAAGGCCCGCGACGAAGGCGGCCAGGTATTCGGCGGTGAGCGCCAGTTGGCCGACCAGTACCCGAACGCCTACTACGTGTCGCCAGCCATCGCCGAGATGCCGGCCCAGAGCGACGTGGTGCGCCACGAAACCTTCGCCCCGATCCTGTACGTGCTGGCCTATGACGACTTCGAAGAGGCCCTGCGCCTGAACAATGAAGTGCCGCAAGGTCTGTCGTCGTGCATCTTCACCACCGACATTCGTGAGGCTGAGCGCTTCCAGAGCGCCTCGGGCAGCGATTGCGGCATTGCCAACGTCAACATCGGCACCAGTGGCGCGGAGATTGGCGGGGCGTTTGGTGGTGAGAAAGAGACTGGCGGTGGCCGTGAGTCGGGTTCGGATGCCTGGAAGGGCTACATGCGCCGCCAGACCAACACCGTGAACTACTCGCGTGAGCTGCCGCTGGCGCAGGGTATCGTGTTCGATTGA
- a CDS encoding LysR family transcriptional regulator gives MTKRLVPSMTALQCFEAAARHLSFTRAAEELHLTQSAVSKQVAQLEEMLRHHLFLRIRRRLQLTPAGSLYLAEVNKILTQVDMSSRYVLTYGEQTEILKVATQPSFGVRWLIPHLKGFGKRHPNIHLDIRNEMEPFALLQGSADVVFFYGQGTWPGATCVELFREEVVPVCAPELLAGRELADAAALAELVLLQSTSRPEAWHEWFLELGLHSVSAYHGPRFDTFYMALSAAQSGCGVALVPRYLVAKELADGSLVVAWPHAMRSAGAHYLAYAEHAAEVPKVRALVGWVREQLMV, from the coding sequence ATGACCAAACGCCTGGTGCCGTCCATGACCGCCCTGCAGTGCTTCGAAGCTGCAGCCCGCCACCTGAGCTTTACCCGTGCCGCCGAGGAGCTGCACCTGACCCAGAGTGCCGTCAGCAAGCAGGTGGCGCAGCTCGAAGAGATGCTGCGCCACCACTTGTTCCTGCGCATCCGCAGGCGCCTGCAGCTTACGCCTGCGGGCAGCTTGTACCTGGCCGAGGTCAACAAGATCCTCACGCAAGTGGACATGTCCAGCCGCTACGTCCTCACCTACGGCGAGCAGACCGAGATATTGAAGGTAGCCACTCAGCCGAGTTTTGGCGTGCGCTGGCTGATTCCGCACCTCAAGGGTTTTGGCAAACGCCACCCGAACATCCACCTGGACATTCGCAACGAGATGGAGCCATTCGCCTTGCTGCAGGGCTCGGCGGATGTGGTGTTCTTTTATGGGCAAGGCACCTGGCCGGGGGCAACGTGCGTGGAGTTGTTCCGTGAAGAAGTGGTGCCGGTGTGTGCACCAGAGTTGCTGGCGGGGCGTGAGCTGGCAGATGCCGCAGCGCTGGCAGAACTCGTGCTGTTGCAGAGCACATCGCGGCCAGAGGCTTGGCATGAATGGTTTTTGGAGTTGGGGCTGCACAGTGTAAGCGCCTACCATGGGCCGAGGTTCGACACCTTCTACATGGCATTGAGCGCCGCCCAGTCAGGGTGTGGGGTGGCGTTGGTGCCTCGGTATCTGGTGGCGAAGGAGTTGGCGGATGGGAGCTTGGTGGTTGCCTGGCCCCATGCAATGCGCAGTGCCGGCGCGCATTACCTTGCCTATGCCGAGCATGCGGCGGAGGTGCCGAAGGTGCGGGCGTTGGTGGGGTGGGTTCGCGAGCAGCTTATGGTTTGA
- the hglS gene encoding 2-oxoadipate dioxygenase/decarboxylase HglS — translation MPAHDFVSPDSIRAQFSAAMSLMYKQEVPLYGTLLELVSEINQQVMTQQPEVAQALRWTGEVERLDQERHGAIRVGTAEELATIARLFAVMGMQPVGYYDLSSAGVPVHSTAFRAVHEQSLHVSPFRVFTSLLRLELIDNPQLRELAQGILAKRKIFTNRALELIAQCERDGGLNAADADTFVQEALHTFRWHHDATVTADQYQQLHDQHRLIADVVAFQGPHINHLTPRTLDIDAIQLGMPAKGIPPKAVVEGPPTRRHPILLRQTSFKALQEKVAFSDQNASEGSHTARFGEIEQRGAALTPKGRQLYDKLLDATRAALGSAPAEANAERYMALLQEHFAAFPDDLAQMREQGLAYFRYFATEKGLAARDQQGRPTTLEGLIDAGHVHFEALVYEDFLPVSAAGIFQSNLGDDAQAEYGSNANREAFEAALGLQVQDELALYAQTEQRSLQGCAQALNLSGI, via the coding sequence ATGCCCGCCCACGATTTCGTCAGCCCCGACAGCATCCGCGCGCAGTTCTCTGCCGCCATGTCGCTCATGTACAAACAGGAAGTGCCACTGTACGGCACGCTGCTGGAGCTGGTGAGTGAAATCAACCAGCAGGTCATGACGCAACAGCCTGAAGTGGCCCAAGCCCTGCGCTGGACCGGGGAAGTCGAGCGCCTCGACCAGGAGCGCCACGGTGCCATCCGCGTCGGTACCGCCGAAGAACTGGCCACCATCGCCCGCCTGTTCGCGGTCATGGGCATGCAGCCAGTCGGCTACTACGACCTCAGTTCCGCCGGCGTGCCGGTGCACTCCACGGCGTTCCGAGCCGTGCACGAGCAGTCGCTGCACGTCAGCCCGTTCCGCGTGTTCACCTCGCTGCTGCGCCTGGAGCTGATCGACAACCCGCAACTGCGTGAGCTCGCACAAGGCATCCTGGCCAAGCGCAAGATATTCACCAACCGTGCCCTCGAACTGATTGCTCAATGCGAGCGCGACGGTGGCCTGAACGCAGCCGATGCCGACACATTCGTGCAAGAGGCACTGCACACCTTCCGCTGGCACCACGATGCCACGGTGACTGCCGATCAGTACCAGCAACTACACGATCAGCACCGCCTGATCGCCGATGTGGTGGCGTTCCAAGGCCCGCACATCAACCACCTGACCCCACGCACGCTGGACATTGATGCAATCCAGCTTGGCATGCCCGCCAAGGGCATCCCGCCGAAGGCCGTGGTCGAGGGCCCGCCCACCCGTCGCCACCCGATCCTGCTGCGCCAAACCAGCTTCAAGGCCCTGCAGGAAAAGGTCGCGTTCAGTGATCAAAATGCCAGCGAGGGCAGCCACACTGCACGCTTTGGCGAAATCGAGCAGCGTGGCGCGGCCCTTACCCCAAAGGGGCGCCAACTCTACGACAAGCTGCTGGACGCAACCCGCGCAGCACTGGGCAGCGCGCCAGCCGAGGCCAATGCCGAGCGCTACATGGCCCTGCTGCAGGAACACTTCGCCGCGTTCCCGGATGACCTGGCGCAAATGCGCGAACAGGGGCTGGCGTACTTCCGTTACTTCGCGACTGAAAAGGGGCTGGCCGCGCGCGATCAGCAAGGGCGGCCAACCACGCTTGAAGGGCTGATCGACGCAGGGCATGTGCATTTCGAAGCACTGGTTTACGAGGACTTCCTGCCCGTCAGCGCAGCGGGGATCTTCCAGTCCAACCTGGGTGATGATGCCCAGGCGGAATATGGCAGCAACGCCAACCGCGAGGCCTTCGAGGCGGCGTTGGGGTTGCAGGTGCAGGATGAGCTGGCGTTGTATGCGCAGACTGAGCAGCGGTCGTTGCAAGGGTGCGCGCAGGCGCTGAACCTGTCGGGTATTTGA
- a CDS encoding methyl-accepting chemotaxis protein, producing MGEALATMVEHIRGASEQVSGRARSLSGLSTGACEGMEQQSGEITSMAGAVEEFSATSMNIADNMAGTERMARDNAQQTRIGRTAMDEASSSLRQIAEALGGTATVMDTLGARSQEIGGIISVITSIAEQTNLLALNAAIEAARAGEQGRGFAVVADEVRGLAARTRQATDEISGMITSIQQQTGHAINTLEQGNQLMQEGLDRNGKVAEALARIDEQSRAAGEQFAVISTATQEQSSTATVLSRNLQSIAQANSEQRDVANELAFTARELEGLAAQLRQEVDRFRV from the coding sequence ATGGGCGAAGCGCTGGCAACCATGGTCGAGCACATTCGTGGTGCCTCCGAGCAAGTCAGCGGGCGCGCCCGTTCGCTGTCGGGCCTCTCGACCGGAGCCTGTGAAGGCATGGAGCAGCAGTCAGGTGAAATCACCAGCATGGCCGGTGCGGTGGAGGAGTTCAGCGCCACCTCGATGAACATCGCCGACAATATGGCCGGCACCGAGCGCATGGCGCGCGACAACGCGCAGCAGACGCGCATCGGCCGTACTGCGATGGACGAAGCGTCGAGTTCGCTGCGTCAGATCGCCGAGGCGCTGGGCGGCACTGCAACCGTAATGGATACCCTGGGGGCACGCTCTCAGGAAATCGGCGGCATTATCAGCGTGATCACCTCGATTGCCGAGCAGACCAACCTGCTGGCCCTGAACGCTGCCATCGAAGCGGCTCGCGCCGGTGAGCAAGGGCGCGGCTTTGCAGTGGTTGCCGATGAAGTGCGGGGTTTGGCGGCGCGTACCCGCCAAGCCACGGATGAAATCTCCGGCATGATCACCAGCATCCAGCAGCAGACGGGCCATGCCATCAACACCCTGGAGCAGGGCAACCAGCTGATGCAGGAAGGCCTGGACCGTAACGGCAAAGTGGCGGAGGCACTGGCGCGCATCGATGAGCAAAGCCGGGCGGCAGGCGAGCAGTTTGCCGTGATCAGCACCGCGACTCAGGAGCAGAGCAGCACCGCAACCGTGCTCAGCCGCAACCTGCAGAGCATTGCCCAGGCCAACAGCGAGCAGCGCGATGTGGCCAACGAGCTGGCCTTCACCGCGCGGGAGCTGGAAGGGCTGGCGGCGCAGTTGCGCCAAGAGGTAGATCGGTTCCGGGTTTGA
- a CDS encoding LysR substrate-binding domain-containing protein, protein MSRQLPPLYALRAFEAAARLTSFTRAGEELSITQSAVSRHIRTLEDHFACRLFVRSGRSLQLTEAARMLLPGVREGFTALERACDTLRGEDDMLRMKAPSTLTMRWLLARLSRFRHLQPGNEVQLTSAWMDVDHVDFNQEPFDCAVLLSDGVFPQDWEVRRLFSELLIPVGAPDLLEDGPLDERRLAGIELLHPTPDKRDWRAWLERMGLADKISLKGGQVFDTLELGMIAAARGYGISMGDLLMVAEDVAQGRLSLPWPTAVPSGMDYYLVWPRTRPGGERLRRLSAFLQEEAAAVDLPDVQVLPAV, encoded by the coding sequence ATGTCCCGTCAGCTGCCCCCGCTTTATGCGCTGCGCGCATTTGAAGCCGCCGCCCGGCTCACTTCATTCACCCGCGCCGGCGAAGAACTGTCGATTACCCAGAGCGCGGTCAGTCGGCACATCCGCACCTTGGAGGATCACTTTGCCTGCCGGCTGTTCGTGCGCAGCGGGCGTAGCCTGCAACTGACCGAAGCCGCGCGGATGCTGCTGCCTGGCGTACGGGAGGGTTTCACCGCATTGGAGCGTGCCTGCGACACCTTGCGCGGTGAAGATGACATGCTGCGCATGAAGGCCCCTTCGACCCTGACCATGCGTTGGTTGCTGGCACGCCTGAGCCGCTTTCGCCACCTGCAGCCGGGCAACGAGGTGCAGCTGACCAGCGCGTGGATGGACGTCGACCATGTGGATTTCAACCAGGAGCCTTTTGACTGCGCCGTGCTGCTCAGTGATGGCGTTTTTCCGCAGGACTGGGAAGTACGCCGGCTGTTTTCCGAGCTGTTGATCCCGGTGGGGGCGCCGGACCTGCTTGAAGACGGGCCTTTGGATGAGCGGCGGCTGGCGGGTATCGAATTGCTGCACCCCACCCCGGACAAGCGCGACTGGCGTGCCTGGCTGGAGCGCATGGGCCTCGCAGACAAGATATCGCTCAAGGGCGGGCAGGTGTTCGACACGCTGGAGCTGGGCATGATCGCGGCGGCCCGTGGTTACGGTATTTCCATGGGGGACTTGCTGATGGTTGCCGAGGACGTGGCCCAGGGCCGTTTGAGCCTGCCATGGCCAACGGCGGTGCCCAGCGGCATGGATTATTACCTGGTGTGGCCGCGCACACGGCCGGGGGGCGAGCGGTTGCGGCGGTTAAGTGCATTTTTGCAGGAAGAGGCGGCGGCGGTGGATTTGCCGGATGTGCAAGTACTGCCGGCAGTTTGA